Proteins from a single region of Bradyrhizobium diazoefficiens:
- a CDS encoding nuclear transport factor 2 family protein, with translation MPSRDVVEAFAKRLEDGDFVGAIEHFYAPDAATYENDAAPMAGRDKLVAKERGVLAAFKEVKAVRVGPSLIEGDHVATRWTFSFTNAEGVTRTLDEIAWQT, from the coding sequence ATGCCGAGCCGTGACGTCGTCGAAGCTTTTGCAAAGCGCCTGGAGGACGGAGATTTCGTCGGCGCGATCGAGCACTTCTATGCGCCTGACGCTGCGACCTACGAGAACGATGCCGCGCCGATGGCCGGCCGCGACAAACTCGTCGCCAAGGAGCGCGGCGTGCTGGCCGCCTTCAAAGAGGTCAAGGCCGTTCGCGTCGGGCCGAGCCTGATCGAAGGCGACCATGTCGCGACGCGCTGGACGTTCAGCTTCACAAACGCCGAAGGTGTGACGCGGACACTCGACGAGATCGCGTGGCAGACCTAG
- a CDS encoding TetR/AcrR family transcriptional regulator, whose protein sequence is MATQAERRAATTEAILTAARRLFGTQGFAGTTMDEIAEAAGTAKGAVYHHFKTKEAVFEAVFDLVSRDLVAEIDSAARTEKDVLAAMVAGTQHYFAATAKGPTGQIILRDGPAVLGWERWREIDAQHFGGKMPRALAVAMEAGLIAKQPVEPLARLLLGAVTEAAVACAGRADVVKAGAEYARAFKSLVEALRVAARVC, encoded by the coding sequence ATGGCAACACAGGCGGAACGGCGGGCGGCGACAACGGAGGCGATCTTGACGGCGGCGCGGCGGCTGTTCGGGACGCAGGGCTTTGCCGGCACCACCATGGACGAGATCGCGGAAGCCGCGGGCACCGCCAAGGGCGCGGTCTATCATCACTTCAAGACCAAGGAGGCGGTGTTCGAGGCCGTGTTCGACCTGGTCTCGCGCGATCTCGTCGCCGAGATCGACAGTGCGGCGCGGACCGAGAAGGACGTGCTGGCCGCAATGGTCGCCGGCACCCAGCATTATTTTGCCGCGACCGCCAAGGGTCCAACCGGCCAGATCATCCTGCGCGACGGCCCGGCCGTGCTCGGCTGGGAGCGCTGGCGCGAGATCGACGCGCAGCATTTTGGCGGCAAGATGCCGCGCGCCCTCGCGGTGGCCATGGAGGCGGGCCTGATCGCAAAGCAGCCCGTCGAGCCACTGGCGCGGCTGCTGCTCGGCGCGGTGACGGAGGCCGCGGTCGCCTGCGCCGGTCGCGCGGATGTCGTGAAGGCGGGCGCGGAATATGCGCGTGCGTTCAAATCGCTGGTCGAGGCCCTGCGCGTCGCTGCGCGAGTGTGCTAA
- a CDS encoding EAL domain-containing protein, which produces MRTQLTNYAARLFAGDLSAFGGPATDEAIAGHIRAEQMSLVLGYSVGIMLANACNATVLAIALWQSPDRIFASTWAVIVAGAAIAFGVQSHASRRITKPQFVSRRAMHRLVRNAFVLGTAWGIVPVAFFADASTGGQLVITCLCSGMLAGGALAFATIPIAAIAFTAPIFVGIAICLSQNGDLAFLLIAFLVVVYGSVLLRGVFINSFAFAQRVMRQIEAERTVRQDPLTQLPNRVAFNETLEAALKRLALSGEEFAVLLLDLDRFKEVNDRFGHPAGDEFLVQVASRLQRCTRAAEHVARIGGDEFALVMANLARPEDALEIAERFVAAFGEPFLIEGCEISGATSVGIVLAPRDGNTALDIMKNVDAALYRAKKAGPGTICFFEEADDKVSRDRKALQADLAGAVARDELFLVFQPFLDLGENRITGFEALLRWQHPSRGLVPPSEFIGIAEETGLIHEIGEWVIRRACATLSDWPEEIRVAVNFSAAQFHNTGILQTIVQALADAKLAPHRLEIEITESMLLSKYGSAASILNALLELGATVSLDDFGTGFSSLTYLRKLPFSRIKIDQSFIRDMLVQPDCAAIVKSVISLARDLDIGVVAEGVETADQLEYLRQISCDEVQGYLISRPVSAEGALALLDTKKLRTIFAA; this is translated from the coding sequence ATGCGGACTCAACTGACCAATTATGCCGCGCGGCTGTTTGCCGGCGATCTGTCAGCCTTTGGCGGTCCCGCAACCGACGAAGCCATCGCCGGCCATATCCGCGCCGAGCAGATGTCGCTGGTGCTCGGCTATTCCGTCGGCATCATGCTCGCCAATGCCTGCAATGCCACCGTGCTTGCGATCGCGCTGTGGCAATCGCCCGACCGGATCTTCGCGTCGACCTGGGCGGTCATCGTGGCCGGTGCCGCGATCGCGTTCGGCGTGCAATCGCACGCCTCGCGCAGGATCACAAAACCGCAATTCGTCTCGCGCCGGGCGATGCACCGGCTGGTGCGCAACGCCTTCGTGCTCGGCACCGCCTGGGGCATCGTCCCTGTCGCCTTCTTCGCGGACGCTTCGACCGGCGGACAGCTCGTCATCACCTGTCTGTGCTCGGGGATGCTCGCCGGCGGCGCGCTCGCCTTCGCCACCATCCCGATCGCCGCCATCGCGTTCACCGCTCCCATTTTTGTCGGCATCGCCATCTGCCTCAGTCAAAACGGCGACCTCGCCTTCCTGCTGATCGCCTTCCTCGTCGTGGTCTATGGCAGCGTGCTGCTGCGCGGCGTGTTCATCAATTCCTTCGCCTTCGCGCAGCGCGTGATGCGGCAGATCGAGGCGGAGCGCACGGTGCGCCAGGACCCGCTCACGCAGCTGCCCAATCGCGTCGCCTTCAACGAAACGCTCGAGGCCGCACTGAAGCGCCTCGCCCTCTCCGGTGAGGAATTCGCGGTGCTGCTGCTCGACCTCGATCGCTTCAAGGAGGTCAACGACCGGTTCGGCCATCCCGCCGGCGACGAATTCCTCGTCCAGGTCGCGAGCCGCCTGCAGCGCTGCACCCGCGCAGCCGAGCATGTCGCACGGATCGGCGGCGATGAGTTCGCACTGGTGATGGCCAATCTGGCGCGCCCCGAAGATGCCCTCGAGATCGCCGAGCGTTTCGTCGCGGCTTTCGGCGAACCGTTCCTGATCGAGGGCTGCGAGATCTCCGGCGCGACCAGCGTCGGCATCGTACTGGCGCCGCGCGATGGCAACACGGCACTCGACATCATGAAGAACGTGGACGCCGCGCTCTATCGCGCCAAGAAGGCGGGACCCGGCACAATCTGCTTCTTCGAGGAGGCCGACGACAAGGTCTCGCGCGACCGCAAGGCGCTGCAGGCGGATCTCGCAGGCGCCGTCGCGCGCGACGAGCTGTTTCTGGTGTTTCAGCCGTTCCTCGATCTCGGCGAAAACCGCATCACCGGCTTCGAGGCGCTGCTGCGCTGGCAGCATCCGTCGCGCGGACTGGTGCCGCCGAGCGAGTTCATCGGAATTGCCGAGGAGACCGGGCTGATCCATGAGATCGGCGAATGGGTCATTCGGCGCGCCTGCGCGACACTGTCGGACTGGCCGGAAGAGATCCGGGTCGCCGTTAATTTTTCAGCCGCGCAGTTTCACAACACCGGCATTCTCCAAACTATCGTGCAGGCGCTTGCCGACGCCAAGCTCGCGCCGCACCGGCTCGAGATCGAGATCACGGAATCGATGCTGCTGTCGAAATACGGCTCGGCCGCATCGATCCTGAACGCGCTACTGGAGCTCGGTGCCACGGTGTCGCTTGACGATTTCGGCACCGGCTTCTCGTCGCTGACCTATCTACGCAAGCTGCCGTTCAGCCGCATCAAGATCGACCAGTCCTTCATCCGTGACATGCTGGTGCAACCGGACTGCGCGGCGATCGTGAAATCGGTAATCTCGCTGGCGCGCGACCTCGACATCGGCGTGGTCGCCGAAGGCGTCGAGACCGCCGACCAGCTCGAATATCTCAGGCAGATCAGTTGCGATGAGGTGCAGGGCTATCTGATCAGCCGGCCGGTGTCGGCGGAAGGCGCGCTGGCACTGCTGGATACGAAGAAGCTTCGGACGATTTTTGCGGCGTGA
- a CDS encoding PDR/VanB family oxidoreductase: protein MRFVETWIPATLVSTRDLAPGIREFLILPDQFDGAAYPVGSHINVSVTIGGQPETRSYSLVGEASPRGLRIAVRRAEDSRGGSRYMWQLAPGARLDITRPASLVAVDWARENYCLIAGGIGVTPILGAAQALARRGADVTLHYAVRGRADAAYLDDLSGLLGDRLVVHASDEGKRLDLDTLFASLPKGTLALFCGPMRMLDAARHAWIGVGHPLPDLRYETFGSSGTLPTETFRVRLKDSNVELEIPRERSLLDVLNASGHEVMYDCKRGECGLCAIDVVAIDGEIDHRDVFFSDHQKQSNEKICACVSRARGTITVDTLLRADAV, encoded by the coding sequence ATGCGCTTCGTTGAGACCTGGATTCCGGCGACGCTGGTGTCGACCCGCGATCTCGCGCCCGGTATTCGCGAATTCCTGATCCTGCCAGATCAGTTCGACGGCGCAGCCTATCCGGTCGGCAGCCACATCAATGTCAGCGTCACCATCGGCGGCCAGCCTGAGACGCGGTCCTATTCGCTGGTCGGCGAAGCCTCGCCACGGGGTTTGCGGATCGCGGTGCGCCGCGCCGAGGATTCCCGCGGCGGCTCGCGCTACATGTGGCAGCTCGCGCCGGGGGCGCGGCTGGACATCACGCGGCCGGCTTCGCTGGTCGCGGTCGACTGGGCGCGCGAAAATTATTGCCTGATCGCCGGCGGCATCGGCGTCACCCCGATCCTTGGCGCCGCGCAGGCGCTGGCGCGCCGCGGCGCGGATGTGACGCTGCACTATGCCGTGCGCGGACGCGCTGATGCCGCCTACCTCGATGATCTCTCCGGCCTGCTCGGTGACCGGCTGGTCGTTCATGCCAGCGATGAAGGCAAGCGGCTCGATCTCGACACGTTGTTTGCTTCGTTGCCCAAGGGCACACTGGCGCTGTTCTGCGGCCCGATGCGCATGCTCGATGCCGCGCGCCATGCCTGGATCGGCGTCGGCCATCCGCTTCCCGATCTGCGCTACGAGACCTTCGGCTCCAGCGGCACGTTGCCGACCGAAACTTTTCGCGTGCGCCTGAAAGACTCCAACGTCGAGCTCGAAATCCCGCGCGAACGCTCGCTGCTGGACGTCCTCAACGCCAGCGGACACGAAGTGATGTACGACTGCAAGCGCGGCGAATGCGGCCTCTGCGCCATCGACGTGGTCGCTATCGACGGCGAAATCGATCATCGCGACGTCTTCTTCAGCGATCATCAGAAACAAAGCAACGAGAAGATCTGCGCCTGCGTTTCGCGGGCGCGCGGCACCATCACGGTGGATACGCTGCTGCGGGCGGATGCGGTTTGA